A stretch of DNA from Gottschalkia acidurici 9a:
TCTTCATGTAAAGTTCTTTATGAAGAGGCATATCTATATTTTTAATAACTTCATAATTGCTACTTATAATGGCTCTATAAATTTCTATGCTTGTTTTCTCTCTAATTTTAGCTACATGGCTGCCATTCTTTATCTTTTTTTCTAGGATTATTTGTTCATCACTTCTGTTATATGTTCGTATTCTATATTTCACCCGATCATTAATTCCAGCAAGCTTATCGCTTAAAGCAGTATTATCAATATCATCAAAGTATAAGCTGCTTATAAGATATTCACCATTTTCATTGGTATGTTTATCTCTTTTCATTATCCGTTTTAGTCTATGACTTAAAATATAGTAGTCATGATAATTTACATAGTACTTTAATTCATGACGATATTTTAGCTTCTTAGCGTGTTCTTTCATAGTAATCACCTCCTTATTTCATAAGAGTAGTATAAAAGACTAATGTTACACTTTTATCACAATTTTATTTTTATGTTAATATCACGTAAATATAATGTAAGGTAAATTTTCTATTACATTAAGTTATATGGATCATTGTAGAAGGAAATTTTTACCCGTTTTATTGACGATCATATGCTTAAGTCTCAATGTTTAAATTTAAACGATTCTTCATGTTAGCTGGAATTTTTGAATAAAAAGATAGGTTTGTTATAATTAAATTGTAACGAATTTATTCTAAAGGAGGTTTAATTTATGTATGGTTACATGGGAAAAGTTTTACGTGTCGATCTGACAAAAGGTACATGTTTATATGAAGATTTAAACATGGAAAATGCAAAAAACTTCATTGGAGCCAGAGGTCTTGGTGTAAAAACTTATATCGATGAAGTTGATCCAAATGTTGAAGCTATAAGTGAAGAAAACAAGATCATATTGGCTACAGGTCCGGTTACGGGAACTATAGCTCCAACAGGTGGACGCTATATGGTAATTTCAAAAGCTCCGCTAACAGGAACTATAGGAACAGCAAATTCTGGAGGATTTTTTGGTACACATCTGAAAAAATCTGGACTTGATATGATTATTATCGAGGGAAAATCTAAAGAGCCTGTTTATTTACTAATTGAAAATGACAAAGCAGAACTTCGTAGTGCAAAGCATTTATGGGGAAAAAAATTAGAAGACACTACAAAAACTCTAAAATCAGAGACAAGTGATAAGCACAAAATACTAGCAATAGGACCAGCTGGTGAAAATTTATCGCTGATGAGTTCTATTATGAATGATATTGATAGAGCTGCTGGCAGAGGTGGTATGGGAGCTATAATGGGATTTAAGAATTTAAAAGCCATATCTATTCTAGGTACAAAAACAGTTGAAGTTCCTAATAAAGATAAGTTTAGAGAAGTAGCAAAAGAAAAAATTAGTTTGATTAAGAATGACCCTGTTGGTGGTACGGGATTACGTGCTTATGGTACAGCAGTTCTTGTAAATATAATTAATGAAAATGGTATGCATCCTGTTAAGAATTTTAAGGAAGGATACACTGATTTAGAAAAAATAGATAAAGTTAGTGGTGAAACTTTAGCTAGTGATCATCTAACAAGAGCAGTAGGTTGTGCTTCTTGCCCTATTTCTTGCGGACGTGAAGTAAAACTTTCAAATGGTGATATAGTAGGTGGTCCAGAATATGAAACTCTATGGTCATTTGGACCAGACTGTGATAACTATGATCTAGACTCTATCAATGTTCTTAATATGTTATGTAATGAGTATGGATTAGATACAATATCAGCAGGGGCAACTCTTGCAGCTGCTATGGAACTATATGAAGATGGATTAATAAAGGACGAGGAACTACAAAGTGATGGATTAAGTCTTCAGTGGGGCGACAAAGATTCTATGATAAAGTGGCTACACAAAATAGCACTTAGAGAAGGTTTTGGAGCTAAAATGGCAGATGGTTCATATAGACTTTGTGAAAGCTATGGTCAGATAGATAAAAGTATGAGTGTTAAAAAACAAGAAATTGCAGCTTATGACCCACGTGGGGCAAAAGGAATCGGACTTAACTATGCAACTAATAATAGAGGCGGTTGCCACATTAAAGGTTATATGATTAACCCAGAAATTTTAGGTTATCCTGTAAAAGTGGATAGACTCTCAGATGATAAGGAAAAATCAGATTTAACTGTTATAGTTCAGAACTTAACAGCAATCGTTGATTCTATGGGTATGTGCATATTTACTACTTTCGGACTTAAAGATAATCAAGACTATGCGGATATTTTAAATGCTGTATGTGGTACAAATTATACGGGAGATACTCTATTAGAAGTTGGTGAAAGAATTTATTCATTAGAGCGTATGTATAATGAAAGATGTGGTTTTTCACGTGCTGATGATACACTTCCTAAGAGATTAACTGATGAAGCTATGCCAAGTGGCCCAGTAAAAGGTGAAATAGTGAACTTAGAAAAAATGCTTGATAACTATTATATATCACGTGGTTGGTCAAAAGATGGTATAGTTACAGAAGAAACTAAAAAACGTCTTGGCTTACAAGATTGTTTCGCATAAAGGTTCTATCATGAGTGATATAAAAGTTGAAGTTAGACTATTCGCATATTTAAGAGAAAACAGAGGAAAAGTTCTTTACACTAACGCAGATACAATTCGTAAAGTTTTGGATGAGCTAAAAATATCAGATGAAGATGCCCATATAATTTTATTAAATGGACATGATGCTGACAGAGAACATTCTTTAAAAGATGGAGATGTATTATCAATTTTTCCGCAAGTGGGTGGGGGTTGATAAAATGAACTTTGAAAGATATGTTAAAAATACAAACTCTTTTTCTAAAGAAGAAGTAGAATCAATGTTCACAAAAAAAGTGTGTATTATTGGTTGCGGTGGTCTTGGAGGATATACAATTCAAATTTTAGCACGCTTTGGAATAGGACATCTCACTTTAGTTGATGGTGACGTTTTCGTAGAAAGTAATTTAAACAGACAACTATTTGCTACAGAGAAAACGATTGGTAAGTATAAGGTTGAAGTCTGTAAAAGTGGTTTAGCAGAAATAAATAGTAATATAAATGTAAAAACTTTTAATTGCATGATTTCGGAGTCAAATGTAAACAGTATCATAACAAACCATGATATTGTAATAGACTGTTTGGATAATATAGAAACAAGATTGTTACTTGAGAAAGCTTGTTCTGAAGAAAATATACCTTTAGTACATGGTGCAATTGCTGGATTCTTTGGTCAAGTTACAACCATATATCCAGGTGATAAAACTCTTGAAAAGATTTATAAAAATAAAAATAAAGGTATTGAAAGTAAATGGGGCAATCCATCTTTTATTCCACCTACTGTAGCTTCTATACAGTGTTGTGAAGCAATAAAAGTTCTAGTAGGTAAAGGAGAAGTTTTTAGAAATAAGCTTTTATATGTAGATCTATTAAATAATGACTTCGAGATAATAAATATTAATTAAATAAAATCTTCCGAGTCTTATATACCTAAGGGATTTCCTATGGCATAAGACCAATGGGTACATGTAGAAATGTATGTGCCTCCCGAATTGGAAAGGAATGTGTTTGAGATGATTTTTCTATATTTAAAAAAACAGTCCTTTTCAGGACTGTTTTTTCATTATCATTAAAATTTATTACATAATATTAAAATACCAAGTTATCAATATCTTTATTATTAATTTTACCTTAAGTTCTAAACCTATTAACTAATTCTTCGAGGTCATGAACAACTTTAATTAGCTCATTAGAAGAGCTGGACACTTGTTCAACACTAGCTGACTGTTGCTCCATAGCTACTGATATTTCCTCAGTTGATGCAGCTGCTTCTTCTGAAATGGCACTTATTTCATCCATAGTAATTATAAACTCATCTTTGCTTTTATCTATATCTCTTATGTTATTTATTAATATGTCTAATTCATAAATAATTCCCGATATCTGATCTTCTATATTCTCAAAAGATTTTTTAGTGCTATCTGAAGCTATGCTAGTTTGCTTTATAGCAGATATAGACTCGGTAACTTGAGACTTTGTATTGTCTACTTCCTTTTTTACAATACTTATAATTTCTTCTATTTCTTTAGTTGATGTATCTGTAGCAATTGCTAATTTTCTGATTTCTTCAGCTACTACAGCAAATCCTCTCCCATGTTCTCCTGCCCTAGCTGCTTCTATACTTGCATTAAGCGATAGTAAGTTAATTTGTCCAGTAATTGAATTAATTACTTCTATAACTTTTTCAATAGACTTTGATTCATTGTAAAGTATATCTACTTGATCTGATACTTTATTTGCTATTATGCTATTTGCTCCTACCGAATCTTCTAGACTACCGATGTATAGCATTCCTTCTTCACTTGCTTTAGTAGTCTTCTCTATATGTCTTTTTATAGTATCTGAATTATTTACACATTGATTTATGCATTCAGCCAATAAATTTATTTTATCTACCCCACCTTGAACATTTTGTGCTAGATCCGCTGTCCCTTCTGCAAGCTCACTAGTAGCTCTAGCTACTCCCTCTATAGAGATTGATGTTTCTGACATCGTAGTTGAAACATTCTCTGAACTAAGTGCTACTTTATCAGAGTTGTCTTTTATATTATTTATTATTTGTCTAAGTTCACATCTCATTGATAGTATAAGATCTTGCATTATACTAATTTCATCTTGAAGTCTACTCTTACTTATTTTAACTTCTGATATCTTATCGTCATCGTCTGATAATTTTAACTTCGCCGTTTCTTTAATTATAGAACTTAAATTTGCTATACGACCTGAAACATCTCTCCCATTATATATAGCAAAAATTCCGTTTACTAACACAATAGCTATAGATATTAATATAAATCTCATTCTTGCATCATTATAGTGCTTATTATTTTCAGTATGAACAC
This window harbors:
- a CDS encoding polyphosphate polymerase domain-containing protein codes for the protein MKEHAKKLKYRHELKYYVNYHDYYILSHRLKRIMKRDKHTNENGEYLISSLYFDDIDNTALSDKLAGINDRVKYRIRTYNRSDEQIILEKKIKNGSHVAKIREKTSIEIYRAIISSNYEVIKNIDMPLHKELYMKMKNNLLRPKVIVEYVREAYVSDPGNIRITFDKELSTGLNQLDLLKSELSTIRSLDEEHTILEVKYDSYLPEHIKDMIQLEGLVKQSASKYVICRKYIKSNLWEDN
- a CDS encoding aldehyde ferredoxin oxidoreductase family protein, with product MYGYMGKVLRVDLTKGTCLYEDLNMENAKNFIGARGLGVKTYIDEVDPNVEAISEENKIILATGPVTGTIAPTGGRYMVISKAPLTGTIGTANSGGFFGTHLKKSGLDMIIIEGKSKEPVYLLIENDKAELRSAKHLWGKKLEDTTKTLKSETSDKHKILAIGPAGENLSLMSSIMNDIDRAAGRGGMGAIMGFKNLKAISILGTKTVEVPNKDKFREVAKEKISLIKNDPVGGTGLRAYGTAVLVNIINENGMHPVKNFKEGYTDLEKIDKVSGETLASDHLTRAVGCASCPISCGREVKLSNGDIVGGPEYETLWSFGPDCDNYDLDSINVLNMLCNEYGLDTISAGATLAAAMELYEDGLIKDEELQSDGLSLQWGDKDSMIKWLHKIALREGFGAKMADGSYRLCESYGQIDKSMSVKKQEIAAYDPRGAKGIGLNYATNNRGGCHIKGYMINPEILGYPVKVDRLSDDKEKSDLTVIVQNLTAIVDSMGMCIFTTFGLKDNQDYADILNAVCGTNYTGDTLLEVGERIYSLERMYNERCGFSRADDTLPKRLTDEAMPSGPVKGEIVNLEKMLDNYYISRGWSKDGIVTEETKKRLGLQDCFA
- a CDS encoding MoaD/ThiS family protein; this encodes MSDIKVEVRLFAYLRENRGKVLYTNADTIRKVLDELKISDEDAHIILLNGHDADREHSLKDGDVLSIFPQVGGG
- a CDS encoding HesA/MoeB/ThiF family protein — protein: MNFERYVKNTNSFSKEEVESMFTKKVCIIGCGGLGGYTIQILARFGIGHLTLVDGDVFVESNLNRQLFATEKTIGKYKVEVCKSGLAEINSNINVKTFNCMISESNVNSIITNHDIVIDCLDNIETRLLLEKACSEENIPLVHGAIAGFFGQVTTIYPGDKTLEKIYKNKNKGIESKWGNPSFIPPTVASIQCCEAIKVLVGKGEVFRNKLLYVDLLNNDFEIININ
- a CDS encoding methyl-accepting chemotaxis protein yields the protein MKLTIRMRMYSTSAIIIMLTIILSILSIYSLRTVKDRSNQITDTWLNAVDLAHKANKTLVDFRSREYVHIIADDPELVDDAEKDLKNLRSEFEKYINEYSKIIKSKKEKNMIEQINKEWKSYLNISNKLLYLGKAGEGKVAMEATLGYSQDHFTKINNLIEELVKRNSKSANSVHTENNKHYNDARMRFILISIAIVLVNGIFAIYNGRDVSGRIANLSSIIKETAKLKLSDDDDKISEVKISKSRLQDEISIMQDLILSMRCELRQIINNIKDNSDKVALSSENVSTTMSETSISIEGVARATSELAEGTADLAQNVQGGVDKINLLAECINQCVNNSDTIKRHIEKTTKASEEGMLYIGSLEDSVGANSIIANKVSDQVDILYNESKSIEKVIEVINSITGQINLLSLNASIEAARAGEHGRGFAVVAEEIRKLAIATDTSTKEIEEIISIVKKEVDNTKSQVTESISAIKQTSIASDSTKKSFENIEDQISGIIYELDILINNIRDIDKSKDEFIITMDEISAISEEAAASTEEISVAMEQQSASVEQVSSSSNELIKVVHDLEELVNRFRT